One window of Biomphalaria glabrata chromosome 6, xgBioGlab47.1, whole genome shotgun sequence genomic DNA carries:
- the LOC106073871 gene encoding NADH dehydrogenase [ubiquinone] 1 beta subcomplex subunit 8, mitochondrial-like, which produces MATLKKSLSLLLRQTKPYILQKHTHLSMTSAVSAAYWNKDWKPSPLPRTPEERAAAAKKYGLRPEDYNILMDESLGDYPYLPATSHSWRDPFEDYDHPGDKRHYGETFPPDYELIADDLRDPKAFGRYTYGQIVAGYFLIFAGFLLAWNILKPYPYFLPRMPKQYPFNDLYLEKGGDPAAEPVIKHYTFEPATQE; this is translated from the exons ATGGCGACCTTGAAGAAAAGCTTATCACTGCTACTAAGGCAAACGAAGCCATACATTttacagaaacatacacatttaTCAATGACATCTGCTGTTTCTGCTGctt ACTGGAATAAAGATTGGAAACCCAGTCCACTACCACGTACCCCTGAAGAACGAGCAGCTGCGGCAAAAAAATATGGCTTACGACCTGAAGATTACAATATACTGATGGATGAATCACTTGGGGACTATCCTTATCTTCCAGCAACATCTCATAGTTGGAGAGATccttttgaagattatgatcaTCCAGGTGATAAACGTCACTATGGAGAAACA tttcctcCAGATTATGAGCTGATAGCTGATGACCTACGTGACCCCAAAGCTTTTGGAAGATACACCTA TGGACAGATTGTTGCAGGATATTTCTTGATATTTGCTGGCTTTTTACTAGCTTGGAACATATTGAAACCTTATCCTTACTTTCTGCCAAGG atGCCCAAGCAATATCCTTTTAATGATTTGTATTTGGAAAAGGGAGGTGACCCTGCTGCCGAGCCAGTAATAAAGCATTACACATTTGAACCAGCCACACAAGAATAA
- the LOC106057589 gene encoding leucine--tRNA ligase, cytoplasmic-like isoform X1, producing MDLGWNPASCHPPTAGSKKNWPHLKKPNFLGNTMDKSEKVDVTAERKSTAKLDTLLEIERNVQKRWEEEKIFEVDAPQQDAVDANQEKYFVTFPFPYMNGRMHLGHTFSLSKCEFAVGFQRMLGKKCLFPFGMHCTGMPIKACADKLQREMEDFGYPPKFPVEEETKVEVAVKESEIGKDKSKSKKSKVAAKTGGLKYQWQIMSAMGLTDEEIKHFSVPMYWLKYFPPHWITDLKRMGVKVDWRRSFITTDANPYFDSFVRWNFLRLRDRNKVKFGKRYTIFSPKDNQPCMDHDRSSGEGVGPQEYTLIKMKLKEPYPPKLSGLKGKPVFLVAATLRPETMFGQTNCWVRPDMKYIALLTKSGEVFITTRRAARNMSYQEMTAQNGKTEVLLELIGQDILGCPLEAPLTSYKVIYSLPMLTIKEDKGTGVVTSVPSDAPDDYAALRDLKNKPQLREKYGIKDEMVLPFDPIPIIDVPGYGNLCAVTACDVYKVNSQNDRDKLTEAKEDTYKKGFYEGIMLVEEYKGQKVQDVKKIIQARLIQENAALLYKEPEKLVMSRSGDECVVALCDQWFLDYGEPSWRAQAEEALSKMNTFSEDVRNNFMSTLDWLHEHACSRTYGLGTKMPWDPQYLIESLSDSTIYMSYYTINHLLQGGVWDGSKPGPANIRPEQLTSEVWDYIYFKTAPYPKSCGIPQSTLNKLKREFEYWYPVDCRMSGKDLVPNHLTYFIYCHCAMWPDDNTKWPKAVRANGHLLINSEKMSKSTGNFCTLEEAINKFSSDGMRLSLADAGDQVEDANFVEKMADAGLLRLYALVEWVKEIVEEKVTLRTGPESSYTFNDKVFISEINKSILETKSNYENYLFKAALRTGFFEFQAKRDKYREMETLGMHRDLVIKFIETQALLMAPICPHIAEHIWILLGKKESIMTALWPQAGSVDELLIQSSQYLADCAHEFRLRKKTLSAGKGKKAVAPPTHAVIWIAKTYPPWQNSVLTTLQELYQANKGFPDNKVISQALLAKPELKKYMKKLMPFVQVAKENVEKNGLKALALTSEIDEANILTINSAYLINTLEIEGLDVKPSDGADDKVKEECCPGKPFITFLTEPSVKLCFINPQPFSSLFEFNLDIFEGDTLAKVVNRIARTDRSKFKDPAALKLYRYLDAETGWRKIPDMTRMLEGKVNVDQSSVFHIDSKSNTVTVSDNGSKIPLGPKLVYLINL from the exons ATGGACCTGGGTTGGAACCCTGCCAGCTGCCATCCCCCTACAGCAG gatcaaaaaaaaattggccaCATCTAAAAAAACCCAACTTTTTAGGAAATACCATGGACAAATCTGAGAAAGTCGATGTTACTGCTGAAAGGAAGAGTACTGCAAAGTTAGATACTCTtttagaaatagagagaaatgttcaaaagcgatgggaagaggAGAAGATATTTGAAGTGGATGCTCCTCAGCAAGATGCTGTAGAtgctaa ccaagaaaaatattttgtgaccTTCCCATTTCCCTATATGAATGGCAGAATGCATCTTGGTCATACTTTCAGCTTGTCAAAATGTGAG TTTGCTGTTGGTTTTCAAAGGATGCTGGGTAAAAAGTGTTTGTTCCCATTTGGTATGCATTGCACTGGAATGCCAATAAAG gctTGTGCTGACAAGCTTCAAAGAGAAATGGAAGACTTTGGTTATCCTCCTAAATTTCCAGTTGAGGAAGAAACCAAAGTAGAAGTTGCTGTGAAAGAAAGTGAAATTGGAAAAGATAAATCCAAATCTAAAAAG aGTAAAGTGGCTGCCAAGACTGGTGGACTAAAATATCAGTGGCAAATCATGAGTGCTATGGGACTTACAGATGAAGAGATTAAACATTTCTCTGTTCCAATGTATTGGTTAAAGTACTTTCCTCCCCACTGGATTACAGATCTGAAACGCATGGGTGTCAAG GTGGACTGGCGCAGGAGTTTTATCACTACGGATGCCAATCCTtattttgattcttttgttagatGGAATTTTTTAAGACTACGAGACAGGAATAAAGTTAAATTTGGCAAAAG GTATACAATTTTCTCTCCGAAAGATAATCAACCTTGTATGGATCATGATAGAAGCTCAGGAGAG GGTGTGGGACCACAAGAATATACTTtgatcaaaatgaaattaaaggaACCTTACCCACCTAAGTTATc GGGATTGAAAGGCAAACCTGTTTTCCTTGTTGCTGCCACGCTAAGACCAGAAACAATGTTTGGACAAACCAACTGTTGGGTCAGGCCAGATATGAAATACATTGCACTGTTGACTAAATCTGGGGAAGTGTTTATAACAACAAGAAGAGCTGCTAGGAACATGAGCTATCAAGAGATGACTGCACAGAACGGAAAAACTGAAGTTTTGCTTGAGTTGATTGGACAG GATATACTGGGTTGTCCTTTAGAGGCACCACTGACATCTTACAAAGTGATCTACTCCTTACCAATGCTGACTATCAAAGAAGATAAAG GCACTGGGGTAGTAACTAGTGTTCCTTCTGATGCACCTGATGATTATGCAGCTCTAAGAGATTTGAAGAATAAACCA caattAAGAGAAAAGTATGGAATTAAAGATGAAATGGTTTTGCCTTTTGATCCT ATTCCAATCATTGATGTTCCTGGTTATGGCAACCTTTGTGCTGTTACAGCTTGTGATGTGTACAAAGTTAACAGTCAGAATGACAGAGACAAACTTACTGAAGCAAAAGAAGACACTTACAAGAAAGGCTTTTATGAAGGT ATTATGCTGGTTGAGGAATACAAGGGTCAAAAGGTTCAGGATGTGAAGAAAATCATTCAGGCTCGTTTAATTCAAGAG AATGCTGCACTTCTTTACAAAGAACCAGAGAAGTTGGTAATGTCAAGATCTGGTGATGAATGTGTTGTGGCCTTGTGTGATCAATG GTTTCTAGATTACGGTGAACCATCATGGCGAGCACAGGCAGAGGAAGCACTTAGCAAGATGAACACATTCTCTGAAGATGTCCGTAATAATTTCATGTCCACTTTGGACTGGCTGCATGAACACGCATGCTCCCGCACTTATGGGCTTGGCACCAAAATGCCTTGGGATCCTCAGTACCTAATAGAGAGTTTGTCAGACTCCACTATATACATGTCATACTATACCATCAACCACCTACTGCAAGGTGGAGTGTGGGATGGATCAAAGCCTGGTCCTGCCAACATCAG GCCTGAGCAGCTGACCTCTGAAGTTTGGGATTACATTTACTTCAAGACAGCACCTTACCCCAAGTCTTGTGGCATACCTCAGTCTACACTCAACAAACTTAAAAGAGAGTTTGAGTATTGGTACCCAGTGGATTGTCGAATGTCTGGCAAAGATTTAGTTCCAAATCACCTGACCTACTTTATCTATTGCCACTGTGCAATGTGGCCTGATGACAA TACCAAATGGCCCAAAGCTGTGAGAGCTAATGGACATCTTTTGATAAATTCAGAAAAA ATGTCAAAGTCAACTGGCAATTTCTGTACCTTAGAAGAAGCTATCAATAAATTTTCTTCTGATGGCATGCGACTATCTCTGGCGGATGCTGGTGACCAGGTGGAAGATGCTAATTTTGTGGAAAAAATGGCTGATGCAGGCTTGCTGCGACTTTATGCCCTGGTAGAGTGGGTGAAGGAAATTGTTGAAGAAAAAGTTACTTTAAGGACTGGCCCTGAAAGCAGCTATACATTTAATGATAAAGTTTTTATAAG TGAGATCAACAAATCTATATTGGAAACAAAGAGCAATTATGAAAACTATCTATTTAAAGCTGCTCTGAGGACAGGCTTTTTTGAGTTTCAGGCAAAGAGAGATAAGTATAGAGAAATGGAAACTTTGGGAATGCACAGAGACCTTGTTATCAAGTTTATAGAGACACAAGCTTTGTTGATGGCACCCATTTGTCCACATATAGCTGAACATATATGGATTCTGTTGGGCAAG AAAGAGAGCATAATGACAGCTCTCTGGCCACAAGCTGGCTCAGTAGATGAACTCTTAATCCAATCCTCTCAATATCTTGCTGATTGTGCTCATGAATTTAGACTAAGAAAGAAAACTCTGTCTGCAGGCAAAGGAAAG AAAGCTGTTGCTCCACCTACTCATGCAGTTATATGGATTGCCAAGACTTATCCTCCTTGGCAGAATTCTGTTCTTACAACTTTACAAGAACTTTATCAG GCTAACAAAGGTTTCCCAGATAACAAAGTCATCTCTCAAGCATTGCTTGCTAAACCAGAACTGAAGAAGTACATGAAAAAATTAATGCCTTTTGTACAAGTGGCAAAG gaaaatgttgaaaaaaatggattaaaaGCATTGGCCTTGACGTCAGAGATAGATGAAGCTAATATCCTCACCATTAACTCTGCATACCTCATTAACACACTGGAG ATTGAAGGACTCGATGTGAAACCCTCTGATGGTGCTGATGATAAAGTCAAAGAGGAATGCTGCCCTGGGAAACCATTTATTACTTTCTTGACTGAA CCTAGTGTCAAGTTGTGCTTCATCAATCCTCAACCATTTAGCAGTTTATTTGAATTCAACTTGGATATCTTTGAAGGTGACACCCTTGCCAAAGTTGTGAACAGGATCGCTCGAACAGACAGGTCAAAGTTTAAAG ATCCTGCAGCATTAAAACTCTACAGATATTTAGATGCTGAAACAGGCTGGAGGAAAATCCCAGACATGACCCGCATGTTAGAGGGAAAAGTAAATGTTGATCAATCAAGTGTATTTCACATTGATAGCAAATCTAACACTGTCACAGTGTCAGATAATGGGTCTAAAATACCCCTAGGACCAAAGTTGGTttacttaattaatttataa
- the LOC106057589 gene encoding leucine--tRNA ligase, cytoplasmic-like isoform X2 — MDKSEKVDVTAERKSTAKLDTLLEIERNVQKRWEEEKIFEVDAPQQDAVDANQEKYFVTFPFPYMNGRMHLGHTFSLSKCEFAVGFQRMLGKKCLFPFGMHCTGMPIKACADKLQREMEDFGYPPKFPVEEETKVEVAVKESEIGKDKSKSKKSKVAAKTGGLKYQWQIMSAMGLTDEEIKHFSVPMYWLKYFPPHWITDLKRMGVKVDWRRSFITTDANPYFDSFVRWNFLRLRDRNKVKFGKRYTIFSPKDNQPCMDHDRSSGEGVGPQEYTLIKMKLKEPYPPKLSGLKGKPVFLVAATLRPETMFGQTNCWVRPDMKYIALLTKSGEVFITTRRAARNMSYQEMTAQNGKTEVLLELIGQDILGCPLEAPLTSYKVIYSLPMLTIKEDKGTGVVTSVPSDAPDDYAALRDLKNKPQLREKYGIKDEMVLPFDPIPIIDVPGYGNLCAVTACDVYKVNSQNDRDKLTEAKEDTYKKGFYEGIMLVEEYKGQKVQDVKKIIQARLIQENAALLYKEPEKLVMSRSGDECVVALCDQWFLDYGEPSWRAQAEEALSKMNTFSEDVRNNFMSTLDWLHEHACSRTYGLGTKMPWDPQYLIESLSDSTIYMSYYTINHLLQGGVWDGSKPGPANIRPEQLTSEVWDYIYFKTAPYPKSCGIPQSTLNKLKREFEYWYPVDCRMSGKDLVPNHLTYFIYCHCAMWPDDNTKWPKAVRANGHLLINSEKMSKSTGNFCTLEEAINKFSSDGMRLSLADAGDQVEDANFVEKMADAGLLRLYALVEWVKEIVEEKVTLRTGPESSYTFNDKVFISEINKSILETKSNYENYLFKAALRTGFFEFQAKRDKYREMETLGMHRDLVIKFIETQALLMAPICPHIAEHIWILLGKKESIMTALWPQAGSVDELLIQSSQYLADCAHEFRLRKKTLSAGKGKKAVAPPTHAVIWIAKTYPPWQNSVLTTLQELYQANKGFPDNKVISQALLAKPELKKYMKKLMPFVQVAKENVEKNGLKALALTSEIDEANILTINSAYLINTLEIEGLDVKPSDGADDKVKEECCPGKPFITFLTEPSVKLCFINPQPFSSLFEFNLDIFEGDTLAKVVNRIARTDRSKFKDPAALKLYRYLDAETGWRKIPDMTRMLEGKVNVDQSSVFHIDSKSNTVTVSDNGSKIPLGPKLVYLINL, encoded by the exons ATGGACAAATCTGAGAAAGTCGATGTTACTGCTGAAAGGAAGAGTACTGCAAAGTTAGATACTCTtttagaaatagagagaaatgttcaaaagcgatgggaagaggAGAAGATATTTGAAGTGGATGCTCCTCAGCAAGATGCTGTAGAtgctaa ccaagaaaaatattttgtgaccTTCCCATTTCCCTATATGAATGGCAGAATGCATCTTGGTCATACTTTCAGCTTGTCAAAATGTGAG TTTGCTGTTGGTTTTCAAAGGATGCTGGGTAAAAAGTGTTTGTTCCCATTTGGTATGCATTGCACTGGAATGCCAATAAAG gctTGTGCTGACAAGCTTCAAAGAGAAATGGAAGACTTTGGTTATCCTCCTAAATTTCCAGTTGAGGAAGAAACCAAAGTAGAAGTTGCTGTGAAAGAAAGTGAAATTGGAAAAGATAAATCCAAATCTAAAAAG aGTAAAGTGGCTGCCAAGACTGGTGGACTAAAATATCAGTGGCAAATCATGAGTGCTATGGGACTTACAGATGAAGAGATTAAACATTTCTCTGTTCCAATGTATTGGTTAAAGTACTTTCCTCCCCACTGGATTACAGATCTGAAACGCATGGGTGTCAAG GTGGACTGGCGCAGGAGTTTTATCACTACGGATGCCAATCCTtattttgattcttttgttagatGGAATTTTTTAAGACTACGAGACAGGAATAAAGTTAAATTTGGCAAAAG GTATACAATTTTCTCTCCGAAAGATAATCAACCTTGTATGGATCATGATAGAAGCTCAGGAGAG GGTGTGGGACCACAAGAATATACTTtgatcaaaatgaaattaaaggaACCTTACCCACCTAAGTTATc GGGATTGAAAGGCAAACCTGTTTTCCTTGTTGCTGCCACGCTAAGACCAGAAACAATGTTTGGACAAACCAACTGTTGGGTCAGGCCAGATATGAAATACATTGCACTGTTGACTAAATCTGGGGAAGTGTTTATAACAACAAGAAGAGCTGCTAGGAACATGAGCTATCAAGAGATGACTGCACAGAACGGAAAAACTGAAGTTTTGCTTGAGTTGATTGGACAG GATATACTGGGTTGTCCTTTAGAGGCACCACTGACATCTTACAAAGTGATCTACTCCTTACCAATGCTGACTATCAAAGAAGATAAAG GCACTGGGGTAGTAACTAGTGTTCCTTCTGATGCACCTGATGATTATGCAGCTCTAAGAGATTTGAAGAATAAACCA caattAAGAGAAAAGTATGGAATTAAAGATGAAATGGTTTTGCCTTTTGATCCT ATTCCAATCATTGATGTTCCTGGTTATGGCAACCTTTGTGCTGTTACAGCTTGTGATGTGTACAAAGTTAACAGTCAGAATGACAGAGACAAACTTACTGAAGCAAAAGAAGACACTTACAAGAAAGGCTTTTATGAAGGT ATTATGCTGGTTGAGGAATACAAGGGTCAAAAGGTTCAGGATGTGAAGAAAATCATTCAGGCTCGTTTAATTCAAGAG AATGCTGCACTTCTTTACAAAGAACCAGAGAAGTTGGTAATGTCAAGATCTGGTGATGAATGTGTTGTGGCCTTGTGTGATCAATG GTTTCTAGATTACGGTGAACCATCATGGCGAGCACAGGCAGAGGAAGCACTTAGCAAGATGAACACATTCTCTGAAGATGTCCGTAATAATTTCATGTCCACTTTGGACTGGCTGCATGAACACGCATGCTCCCGCACTTATGGGCTTGGCACCAAAATGCCTTGGGATCCTCAGTACCTAATAGAGAGTTTGTCAGACTCCACTATATACATGTCATACTATACCATCAACCACCTACTGCAAGGTGGAGTGTGGGATGGATCAAAGCCTGGTCCTGCCAACATCAG GCCTGAGCAGCTGACCTCTGAAGTTTGGGATTACATTTACTTCAAGACAGCACCTTACCCCAAGTCTTGTGGCATACCTCAGTCTACACTCAACAAACTTAAAAGAGAGTTTGAGTATTGGTACCCAGTGGATTGTCGAATGTCTGGCAAAGATTTAGTTCCAAATCACCTGACCTACTTTATCTATTGCCACTGTGCAATGTGGCCTGATGACAA TACCAAATGGCCCAAAGCTGTGAGAGCTAATGGACATCTTTTGATAAATTCAGAAAAA ATGTCAAAGTCAACTGGCAATTTCTGTACCTTAGAAGAAGCTATCAATAAATTTTCTTCTGATGGCATGCGACTATCTCTGGCGGATGCTGGTGACCAGGTGGAAGATGCTAATTTTGTGGAAAAAATGGCTGATGCAGGCTTGCTGCGACTTTATGCCCTGGTAGAGTGGGTGAAGGAAATTGTTGAAGAAAAAGTTACTTTAAGGACTGGCCCTGAAAGCAGCTATACATTTAATGATAAAGTTTTTATAAG TGAGATCAACAAATCTATATTGGAAACAAAGAGCAATTATGAAAACTATCTATTTAAAGCTGCTCTGAGGACAGGCTTTTTTGAGTTTCAGGCAAAGAGAGATAAGTATAGAGAAATGGAAACTTTGGGAATGCACAGAGACCTTGTTATCAAGTTTATAGAGACACAAGCTTTGTTGATGGCACCCATTTGTCCACATATAGCTGAACATATATGGATTCTGTTGGGCAAG AAAGAGAGCATAATGACAGCTCTCTGGCCACAAGCTGGCTCAGTAGATGAACTCTTAATCCAATCCTCTCAATATCTTGCTGATTGTGCTCATGAATTTAGACTAAGAAAGAAAACTCTGTCTGCAGGCAAAGGAAAG AAAGCTGTTGCTCCACCTACTCATGCAGTTATATGGATTGCCAAGACTTATCCTCCTTGGCAGAATTCTGTTCTTACAACTTTACAAGAACTTTATCAG GCTAACAAAGGTTTCCCAGATAACAAAGTCATCTCTCAAGCATTGCTTGCTAAACCAGAACTGAAGAAGTACATGAAAAAATTAATGCCTTTTGTACAAGTGGCAAAG gaaaatgttgaaaaaaatggattaaaaGCATTGGCCTTGACGTCAGAGATAGATGAAGCTAATATCCTCACCATTAACTCTGCATACCTCATTAACACACTGGAG ATTGAAGGACTCGATGTGAAACCCTCTGATGGTGCTGATGATAAAGTCAAAGAGGAATGCTGCCCTGGGAAACCATTTATTACTTTCTTGACTGAA CCTAGTGTCAAGTTGTGCTTCATCAATCCTCAACCATTTAGCAGTTTATTTGAATTCAACTTGGATATCTTTGAAGGTGACACCCTTGCCAAAGTTGTGAACAGGATCGCTCGAACAGACAGGTCAAAGTTTAAAG ATCCTGCAGCATTAAAACTCTACAGATATTTAGATGCTGAAACAGGCTGGAGGAAAATCCCAGACATGACCCGCATGTTAGAGGGAAAAGTAAATGTTGATCAATCAAGTGTATTTCACATTGATAGCAAATCTAACACTGTCACAGTGTCAGATAATGGGTCTAAAATACCCCTAGGACCAAAGTTGGTttacttaattaatttataa